A genome region from Chloroflexota bacterium includes the following:
- a CDS encoding ABC transporter permease → MTRYMARRLILLLPVLVGISVLTFSIMQIIPGDPVMIMLQGQTHSPEEVARIRAQWGLDRPPVIQYLNYARQLAVGDFGRSFMLQRSVLPVLAQYVPATIELAVVSVLIALIVAIPLGVLSAIRQHSWIDRLAALVAILGISMPGFWLGLLLIIVFAVTLGVLPVSGRLEYAAGLEEVTGFYLLDSVLTGNLTAFVDALAHLIMPATVLGSSMAAHTTRLVRSSVLEVARQDYVTYARSKGLGERVVVVRHMLRNALIPTITIVGMQAGTILGGAIVIETIFAWPGLGRLTVQAIGARDYFLLQGIVLVFAVTRVGINLLTDVLYAAIDPRIRFS, encoded by the coding sequence GTGACGCGGTACATGGCGCGGCGGCTGATCCTGCTCCTGCCGGTCCTGGTCGGCATCTCGGTGCTGACCTTCTCGATCATGCAGATCATCCCGGGCGACCCGGTGATGATCATGTTGCAGGGCCAGACCCACTCGCCTGAGGAGGTCGCCCGCATCAGGGCACAGTGGGGCCTCGACCGGCCGCCCGTCATCCAGTATCTCAACTACGCCCGCCAGCTCGCCGTCGGCGACTTTGGTCGGTCGTTCATGCTGCAACGGTCGGTGCTGCCGGTCCTGGCACAGTACGTGCCGGCCACCATCGAGCTGGCGGTGGTCAGCGTGCTCATCGCGCTGATCGTCGCCATCCCGCTCGGCGTCCTCTCCGCCATCAGGCAGCACTCGTGGATCGACCGCCTGGCGGCGCTGGTCGCGATCCTCGGGATCTCGATGCCAGGGTTCTGGCTGGGACTGTTGCTGATCATCGTGTTCGCCGTGACCCTCGGCGTGCTCCCCGTCTCGGGACGCCTCGAATACGCGGCCGGGCTGGAGGAGGTCACCGGGTTCTACCTGCTCGACAGCGTTCTGACGGGCAACCTGACGGCGTTCGTGGATGCCCTGGCGCACCTGATCATGCCGGCCACCGTCCTCGGCTCGTCGATGGCGGCCCACACGACGCGGCTGGTCCGCTCCAGCGTGCTGGAGGTGGCCCGGCAGGATTACGTCACCTATGCCCGCTCGAAGGGCCTCGGCGAGCGGGTGGTGGTGGTGCGCCACATGCTCCGCAATGCGCTGATCCCCACCATCACCATCGTCGGGATGCAGGCCGGCACGATCCTCGGCGGCGCCATCGTCATCGAAACGATCTTCGCCTGGCCGGGCCTGGGCCGCCTGACCGTCCAGGCCATCGGCGCGCGTGACTACTTCCTGCTCCAGGGCATCGTGCTGGTCTTCGCGGTGACACGGGTCGGCATCAACCTGCTCACGGACGTGCTCTACGCCGCGATCGATCCACGCATCCGGTTCTCGTAG
- a CDS encoding ABC transporter permease produces the protein MHIVLGLLARNRPAIFGAVLYLGCILIAILAPVLAPADPQDQMLTNRLKPPVWLTGGTSEHILGADNLGRDILSRLLYGARVSILVGAATVTACAVLGSTLGAIAGYWRGRVDASLMLVLDIWMAFPSLVLAIALSAALGPSLGNLILALVLTGWVAYCRVVRGEVLSLREREFVLAARVCGASGARIVARHLLPNVLAPILVLATLEMATVIIAEAALSFLGLGVQADQPTWGGMLNDGRQFLRQAWWLATFPGIAISLLVLGINLFGDGLRDALDPRLRR, from the coding sequence ATCCACATCGTGCTGGGATTGCTGGCGCGGAACCGGCCGGCCATCTTCGGGGCTGTCCTTTACCTGGGCTGCATCCTGATCGCGATCCTGGCCCCGGTGCTGGCGCCGGCCGACCCGCAGGACCAGATGCTCACCAACCGTCTCAAGCCGCCAGTCTGGCTCACTGGCGGAACCTCGGAGCATATCCTCGGCGCGGACAACCTGGGGCGAGACATCCTGAGTCGGTTGCTCTACGGTGCGCGGGTCTCGATCCTCGTGGGCGCGGCCACCGTCACGGCGTGCGCCGTCCTCGGGAGCACGCTCGGGGCGATTGCCGGATACTGGCGTGGCCGGGTCGATGCCAGCCTGATGCTGGTGCTCGATATCTGGATGGCGTTTCCTTCGCTGGTGCTGGCGATTGCCCTCAGTGCTGCGCTCGGACCGAGCCTCGGCAACCTGATCCTCGCGCTGGTGCTGACCGGCTGGGTCGCCTACTGCCGGGTGGTGCGGGGCGAGGTGCTCTCCCTGCGCGAGCGCGAGTTCGTGCTGGCGGCCCGGGTGTGCGGCGCAAGCGGTGCGCGGATCGTTGCGCGCCACTTGCTGCCGAACGTCCTGGCGCCGATCCTCGTCCTGGCGACCCTCGAAATGGCGACGGTCATCATCGCCGAAGCAGCCCTGAGCTTTCTCGGACTGGGCGTCCAGGCTGACCAGCCGACGTGGGGCGGTATGCTCAACGACGGCAGGCAGTTCCTGCGCCAGGCCTGGTGGCTGGCGACATTCCCGGGCATCGCGATCTCGCTGCTGGTGCTCGGCATCAACCTGTTCGGCGACGGACTGCGCGACGCGCTCGATCCACGGCTGCGTCGCTGA
- a CDS encoding extracellular solute-binding protein: MRTRAFSRRRFFGKMAGMAGVAGLMVAASGCQSIQEALGPKTGGSGGSAPATVRYMGHFTALGDTARDRAQKQIEEKFRAQNGNISIQWEQTAWETIGEKYMAAWSAGTSPDISLFSPANTTQAVRLGSLEDLQPAFKQWPEKDQKDLSKAWWDTGAYDGKKYIAPLLLFGDMLLYRKSLFDAVGVNIAEIKTWKQFTEACQKVVVDGQGRNPTQAGFDESTVKVWGWHQFAARGSGAGIPRFDQFTWDRLNRPDLGPPDWKADHWTDPAIVETIQMVVDWVLKDKIQPRSSLTYNLEDADNKFVSGLSATYQFGTHRYGSWREKMQFPPEDAVWGRYPTWDGKRYGPVLVNHWSMGVSNKSKVKDQAIKLTGFWMGPDADLVMSDVAGQQPRRASITDNKVFDRPDLSFVRLFSKAAQEWSEPLTNPPVRASDIYIQAYHQMVNEGTPVVKAMSEARDAYHKLLAEIPADKLPK; this comes from the coding sequence ATGCGTACCCGAGCGTTCAGCCGACGGCGCTTTTTCGGCAAGATGGCGGGCATGGCCGGCGTGGCAGGCCTGATGGTAGCGGCGTCAGGATGCCAGTCGATCCAGGAGGCGCTCGGTCCCAAGACCGGCGGCTCGGGCGGCAGCGCGCCGGCCACCGTCCGCTACATGGGCCACTTCACGGCCCTCGGAGACACCGCCCGCGACCGCGCGCAGAAGCAGATCGAGGAGAAGTTCCGGGCGCAGAACGGCAACATCAGCATCCAGTGGGAGCAAACAGCCTGGGAGACCATCGGCGAGAAATACATGGCGGCGTGGTCCGCCGGGACGTCACCGGACATCAGCCTGTTCAGCCCGGCCAACACCACGCAGGCAGTCCGCCTCGGCTCACTGGAGGACTTGCAGCCGGCGTTCAAGCAGTGGCCGGAGAAGGATCAGAAGGATCTGTCCAAGGCGTGGTGGGATACTGGCGCCTACGACGGCAAGAAGTACATCGCGCCGCTGCTGCTGTTCGGGGACATGCTGCTCTACCGCAAGAGCCTGTTTGACGCGGTCGGCGTCAATATCGCCGAGATCAAGACCTGGAAGCAGTTCACCGAAGCCTGCCAGAAGGTCGTCGTCGACGGCCAGGGCCGCAACCCGACGCAGGCCGGCTTCGACGAGTCCACGGTGAAGGTCTGGGGCTGGCACCAGTTCGCTGCGCGCGGGTCCGGCGCCGGCATCCCACGCTTCGATCAGTTCACCTGGGACCGCCTCAACCGGCCCGACCTCGGGCCGCCGGACTGGAAGGCAGACCACTGGACCGATCCGGCCATCGTGGAGACGATCCAGATGGTGGTGGACTGGGTGCTCAAGGACAAGATCCAGCCTCGGTCCTCGCTGACCTACAACCTGGAAGACGCTGACAACAAGTTCGTCAGCGGCCTCTCGGCGACGTACCAGTTCGGCACCCACCGCTACGGCTCCTGGCGCGAGAAGATGCAGTTCCCGCCGGAGGATGCGGTCTGGGGCCGCTACCCGACCTGGGACGGCAAGCGCTACGGCCCGGTCCTCGTGAACCACTGGTCGATGGGTGTCTCGAACAAGTCGAAGGTCAAGGATCAGGCCATCAAGCTGACTGGGTTCTGGATGGGGCCGGATGCCGACCTGGTGATGTCGGATGTCGCCGGGCAGCAGCCACGGCGGGCCAGCATCACCGACAACAAGGTGTTCGACCGCCCGGATCTCTCGTTCGTGCGCCTGTTCAGCAAGGCGGCCCAGGAGTGGTCCGAGCCGCTCACCAACCCGCCGGTCCGCGCCAGCGACATCTACATTCAGGCATACCACCAGATGGTGAACGAGGGTACGCCCGTCGTGAAGGCGATGAGCGAAGCCCGCGACGCCTACCACAAGCTGCTGGCTGAGATCCCGGCCGACAAGCTGCCGAAGTAG
- a CDS encoding sugar ABC transporter permease yields the protein MQQQTLAAPRSATPARRQKFDLLPYLMVAPALLAIGVFSLLPTLYGMLISVYRVEFVQLLTFVGFANYLDVLADPKFWNSVRVSFTFTAASVLLSVSIGFALALVANQSVRFRSAFRTVALLPWVTSYVVTYLIFRWILNADYGLLNALFVEGFGWPRIQWLGNPVLAMACLIVVNVWRGAPYAMVLLLAGLQGIPGELYEAAAIDGAGRWRLFLSITLPLMKTAILVLVVLTTIADFNVVVAMLVLTGGGPGTATESMSLRMYYEAFVNARMGTASAVAMIIFGINLLLTLVYVRVLKTERYY from the coding sequence ATGCAGCAACAGACCCTCGCGGCTCCCCGTTCCGCCACGCCAGCGCGACGCCAGAAGTTCGACCTCCTGCCGTATCTGATGGTCGCCCCGGCGCTGCTGGCCATCGGCGTCTTCAGCCTGCTGCCGACGCTCTACGGCATGTTGATCAGCGTGTACCGCGTCGAGTTCGTGCAGTTGCTGACGTTCGTCGGCTTCGCGAACTACCTGGATGTCCTGGCCGATCCGAAGTTCTGGAACAGCGTTCGGGTCTCGTTCACCTTCACTGCCGCCTCGGTACTTCTGAGCGTCAGCATCGGCTTCGCGCTGGCGCTGGTGGCGAACCAGAGCGTCCGTTTCCGGAGCGCGTTTCGTACCGTCGCGCTGCTGCCCTGGGTCACCTCCTACGTGGTGACGTACCTGATCTTTCGCTGGATCCTGAACGCCGACTACGGCCTGCTCAACGCCCTGTTCGTGGAAGGGTTCGGCTGGCCACGCATCCAGTGGCTTGGCAACCCGGTCCTGGCGATGGCCTGCCTGATCGTCGTGAACGTCTGGCGGGGGGCGCCGTACGCGATGGTGCTGCTGCTGGCTGGCCTCCAGGGCATCCCGGGCGAGCTGTACGAGGCGGCCGCCATCGACGGCGCGGGCCGCTGGCGGCTCTTTCTGTCGATCACGCTCCCGCTGATGAAGACGGCGATCCTGGTTCTCGTCGTGCTGACCACCATCGCCGACTTCAACGTCGTCGTGGCGATGCTCGTCCTGACCGGCGGCGGCCCTGGCACGGCCACCGAGTCGATGAGCCTGCGGATGTACTACGAGGCGTTCGTGAACGCGCGGATGGGTACGGCCTCGGCGGTCGCCATGATCATCTTCGGCATCAACTTGTTGCTGACGCTGGTCTACGTCCGCGTGCTCAAGACGGAGCGATACTACTGA
- a CDS encoding carbohydrate ABC transporter permease codes for MASSTLPLEKPTHAAGSRWDAARVAVYGVMGLVSVSSLLPFVWAFLTSLKVERQVYAFPPQILPNPATAYNYLQAIQHGLLLALFNSLFISLMTVLLVLAAGSLAAYALARITFRGSQFVLFLILVPMMIPGLVNLVPTYIIMAKLGLLDSYQGLILIYWVHSLPLAIWVLRGFFHEVPHELEDAASVDGASRLRILWSIMIPLSQPALAAVALLVFLNSWNEFVIASIMTSSSLMRTAQVFLYLHMTDVGVNWGEMMASGLATNLPVLALFLLLQRRFIAGLTAGALKT; via the coding sequence ATGGCCAGCAGCACGCTCCCCCTGGAGAAGCCGACTCATGCCGCCGGATCCCGCTGGGACGCAGCGCGCGTCGCCGTCTACGGCGTCATGGGGCTGGTCAGCGTCTCGTCGCTGCTGCCGTTCGTCTGGGCGTTCCTGACCTCGCTGAAGGTCGAGCGGCAGGTGTACGCCTTCCCGCCGCAGATCCTGCCCAACCCCGCGACGGCGTACAACTACCTGCAGGCGATCCAGCACGGACTGCTGCTGGCGCTGTTCAACAGCCTGTTCATCTCGCTGATGACCGTGCTGCTGGTGCTGGCGGCCGGCTCGCTGGCGGCCTACGCCCTGGCCCGGATCACGTTTCGCGGCAGCCAGTTCGTCCTCTTCCTGATCCTGGTGCCGATGATGATCCCGGGGCTGGTGAACCTCGTGCCCACCTACATCATCATGGCGAAGCTGGGCCTGCTGGACAGCTACCAGGGGCTGATCCTGATCTACTGGGTACACTCGCTGCCGCTGGCGATCTGGGTGCTGCGCGGCTTCTTCCACGAGGTGCCCCACGAGCTCGAGGACGCCGCGTCCGTGGACGGCGCGTCCCGACTGCGGATCCTCTGGTCGATCATGATCCCGCTCTCGCAGCCGGCCCTGGCGGCGGTGGCGCTGCTGGTCTTCCTCAACTCCTGGAACGAGTTCGTCATCGCGTCGATCATGACCTCGTCGTCGCTGATGCGGACGGCCCAGGTCTTCCTGTACCTGCACATGACCGACGTGGGCGTCAACTGGGGCGAGATGATGGCGTCCGGGCTGGCAACCAACCTGCCGGTGCTCGCGCTGTTCCTGCTGCTGCAACGACGGTTCATCGCCGGGCTGACGGCGGGCGCGCTGAAGACCTGA
- a CDS encoding NAD(P)-dependent oxidoreductase: protein MTRVGWLGLGAMGMPMARRLVGAGYTVTGFDPMPGARETFTSAGGVSVPTAAEACAGADLVFITVATPDQTMAAMFGPSGGASELQAGSTVIVMSTVGPAAVRELEQRLGGQGVRVLDAPMSGGVARAERGDLVVMVGGPRALFDSLAEELNALGSTVAYVGEQVGEGQALKLVNQLLAGVHIAAAAEALGFAAALGLDPRAAWEVVRHGAAGSFMLNDRGARMLDAEFEPVRSALDIFVKDMGLVVGAAKAHKLPTPLAAAAEQLYLAGSAEGLGRRDDSAVVTLFERWVGRSVSDKHEQHSDRQE from the coding sequence ATGACGCGGGTGGGTTGGCTTGGGCTGGGCGCGATGGGGATGCCGATGGCGCGGCGACTCGTGGGTGCCGGGTACACCGTCACGGGCTTCGACCCGATGCCGGGCGCGCGGGAGACGTTCACGTCGGCTGGCGGCGTCTCGGTCCCAACTGCCGCCGAGGCCTGCGCCGGGGCGGACCTCGTCTTCATCACCGTAGCCACGCCAGACCAGACGATGGCCGCGATGTTCGGTCCGAGCGGCGGCGCAAGCGAGCTTCAGGCCGGCTCGACGGTCATCGTGATGAGCACGGTCGGTCCGGCCGCCGTACGCGAGCTCGAGCAGCGGCTGGGCGGCCAGGGCGTCCGCGTGCTCGACGCTCCGATGAGCGGCGGCGTCGCCCGCGCCGAGCGTGGCGATCTGGTGGTGATGGTCGGCGGCCCCCGCGCCCTCTTCGACTCGCTGGCTGAGGAGCTGAACGCCCTCGGCAGCACTGTCGCCTACGTCGGCGAGCAGGTCGGCGAGGGGCAGGCGTTGAAGCTGGTGAACCAGTTGCTGGCCGGCGTCCACATCGCCGCCGCCGCCGAGGCCCTCGGCTTCGCCGCCGCCCTGGGGCTGGACCCACGCGCCGCCTGGGAGGTCGTGCGGCATGGGGCAGCCGGCTCGTTCATGCTGAACGACCGTGGCGCGCGGATGCTGGATGCCGAGTTCGAGCCGGTCCGGAGCGCCCTGGACATCTTCGTCAAGGACATGGGGCTGGTGGTGGGCGCGGCCAAGGCCCACAAGCTCCCGACGCCCCTGGCGGCGGCCGCCGAGCAGTTGTACCTCGCCGGTTCAGCCGAGGGGCTGGGCCGCCGCGACGACTCGGCGGTCGTCACCCTCTTCGAGCGGTGGGTGGGCCGGTCGGTCTCCGACAAGCACGAGCAGCATTCCGACCGCCAGGAGTAG
- a CDS encoding 3-oxoacyl-ACP reductase FabG, producing MMLEGRRALVTGAGMGIGQGIALELARAGADVVVHYANSASGAEDTAAQIRAMGRSAHVVQGDLAKVADCRKIVDGAVAALGGLDILVNNGGVTRSVDFTEMSEELYDEVFNINMRGYFFCAQQAAPHLDARGHGAIVNISSVHGWAGAPQHTAYAATKGAINAFTRQLAIELAPRGIRVNCIAPGLIEVPRYFDDPDYTTESGAARVPIGRVGLPKDIGPAVAFLCSEGAGFITGQVIYVDGGSTARLNARPTPPNATR from the coding sequence ATGATGCTGGAAGGTCGTCGTGCCCTGGTCACGGGCGCAGGTATGGGTATCGGACAGGGGATCGCGCTGGAGCTGGCCCGCGCGGGTGCGGACGTCGTCGTCCACTACGCCAACAGCGCCAGCGGTGCAGAGGACACAGCGGCCCAGATCCGCGCGATGGGCCGCTCGGCGCACGTCGTGCAGGGCGATCTGGCGAAGGTCGCCGACTGCCGGAAGATCGTGGATGGCGCGGTCGCGGCGCTCGGCGGCCTGGACATCCTGGTCAACAATGGCGGCGTCACCCGGTCCGTCGACTTCACCGAGATGTCGGAGGAGTTGTACGACGAAGTCTTCAACATCAACATGCGCGGCTACTTCTTCTGCGCGCAGCAGGCCGCGCCGCACCTTGACGCACGCGGACACGGGGCCATCGTCAACATCTCGTCGGTCCACGGCTGGGCCGGCGCGCCTCAGCACACGGCCTATGCGGCCACCAAAGGCGCGATCAACGCCTTCACCCGTCAACTCGCCATCGAGCTGGCCCCGCGTGGCATCCGTGTCAACTGCATCGCGCCGGGCCTCATCGAGGTGCCGCGCTACTTCGACGATCCGGACTACACGACTGAGTCTGGCGCGGCCCGCGTGCCGATCGGGCGCGTCGGCCTGCCGAAGGACATCGGGCCGGCCGTGGCGTTCCTCTGCTCCGAAGGGGCCGGCTTCATCACCGGTCAGGTGATCTACGTGGATGGCGGCTCCACGGCGCGGCTGAACGCCCGGCCCACGCCGCCGAACGCCACCCGCTGA
- a CDS encoding amidohydrolase has translation MEIFRARRVIALTDAEPEAFVVAGERIVAVGVLADLRARFPEAAVADLGDGAIVPGFNDAHIHPSIVAEDLLNLDVSAGVVGSLAELTRAVLDQAVRMPPGSWIRASRYDDAKMAEGRLLTRWDLDEVAPDHPVLVVQVAGHWGVVNSKALELGGLTDDSVAPEGGEYGRDAAGRLNGVLYERGLFEFAYPAVANGPTIVPAATLEDRLGGLERALAMFHAAGLTSLGDALVGPRDLELYQEARRRGILSARINMLLSYDAFGAYESLALRTGFGDHHLRIGGIKGFVDGAIGGRTCLLEQPFEGTEYHGMQTTSADDLRTMVQRVHNAGSRLAVHANGDRAIALLLDLIEEADAANPRPEAHHRIEHCSVITDQILARMGKLGMIGVPFGSYVHYHGGRLLEWYGAARAERMFAHRSFLDLGVGVAGSSDYPCGPFEPLLAMQSCVTRQGSDGASIGPSQRIAPLEALRLYTTAGAQASGESQYKGQLAPGFLADFVVLGDDPTAVPHDRIGAVPVLATYVGGQRVWSAQ, from the coding sequence GTGGAGATTTTTCGGGCGCGCCGGGTCATCGCGTTGACCGATGCCGAGCCAGAGGCGTTCGTGGTGGCGGGCGAGCGGATCGTGGCCGTCGGTGTGCTGGCGGACCTCCGCGCACGCTTCCCTGAGGCTGCCGTCGCGGACCTGGGGGATGGCGCGATCGTCCCCGGCTTCAACGACGCGCACATTCACCCGTCCATCGTGGCCGAAGACCTGCTCAACCTCGACGTGTCGGCCGGCGTGGTCGGCTCACTGGCCGAGTTGACGCGCGCCGTGCTCGATCAGGCGGTGCGGATGCCGCCCGGCTCCTGGATTCGCGCCAGCCGCTACGACGACGCCAAAATGGCCGAGGGACGGCTGCTGACCCGCTGGGATCTGGACGAAGTCGCGCCCGATCATCCGGTGCTGGTGGTGCAGGTGGCGGGCCACTGGGGCGTGGTCAACTCGAAGGCGCTGGAGTTGGGCGGACTGACCGACGATTCGGTGGCCCCGGAGGGCGGGGAGTACGGTCGGGACGCGGCCGGGCGGCTCAACGGCGTCCTCTACGAGCGTGGGCTGTTCGAGTTCGCCTACCCGGCCGTCGCCAACGGCCCGACGATCGTGCCGGCCGCCACGCTGGAGGATCGGCTCGGCGGCCTGGAACGCGCCCTGGCCATGTTTCACGCGGCCGGCCTGACCTCGCTCGGTGATGCGCTCGTTGGCCCGCGCGATCTCGAGCTGTACCAGGAGGCGCGGCGGCGCGGCATCCTGTCCGCCCGGATCAACATGCTGCTTTCCTACGATGCGTTCGGCGCCTATGAGTCGCTGGCCCTGCGGACTGGATTTGGCGACCACCACCTGCGGATCGGCGGGATCAAAGGGTTTGTGGACGGGGCCATCGGCGGGCGGACCTGTCTCCTGGAGCAGCCGTTCGAGGGGACCGAGTACCACGGCATGCAGACGACCTCGGCCGACGACCTTCGGACGATGGTGCAGCGCGTCCACAACGCGGGCAGCCGGCTGGCCGTCCACGCCAACGGTGACCGGGCCATCGCGCTGCTGCTCGACCTGATCGAGGAAGCCGATGCCGCGAACCCGCGCCCCGAGGCCCACCATCGCATCGAGCATTGCTCGGTCATCACCGACCAGATCCTGGCCCGGATGGGCAAGCTGGGGATGATCGGCGTGCCGTTCGGCAGCTACGTCCACTACCACGGCGGCCGATTGCTGGAATGGTACGGCGCAGCGCGTGCCGAGCGGATGTTCGCGCACCGGTCGTTCCTTGACCTGGGCGTCGGCGTGGCCGGCTCGTCAGACTATCCGTGCGGGCCATTCGAGCCGCTGCTGGCGATGCAGAGCTGCGTCACGCGGCAGGGGTCGGATGGGGCGTCCATCGGGCCGAGCCAGCGGATCGCACCGCTGGAGGCGCTGCGGCTCTACACCACGGCCGGCGCGCAGGCGTCAGGCGAGAGCCAGTACAAGGGACAGCTTGCGCCGGGCTTCCTGGCCGACTTCGTCGTGCTGGGCGACGACCCGACGGCTGTTCCGCACGACCGGATCGGGGCGGTGCCGGTGCTGGCAACCTACGTGGGCGGGCAGCGCGTGTGGAGCGCGCAGTAG
- a CDS encoding DUF971 domain-containing protein, with amino-acid sequence MSTTPLNFIPTYIELDRDRQRLLVRWADEHESSMGWEYLRWRCPCAECSGEGGMPGLLSSLPMFKPGQTIMNDINLTGRYGVTPVWGDGHSLGIYTFRMLRTICPCTACVDERGGEAPKGRIDY; translated from the coding sequence ATGAGCACGACGCCGCTGAACTTCATCCCGACCTACATCGAGCTTGACCGCGACCGTCAACGACTGCTCGTCCGCTGGGCTGACGAGCACGAATCGTCGATGGGCTGGGAGTACCTCCGCTGGCGCTGCCCGTGCGCCGAGTGCAGCGGCGAGGGCGGCATGCCCGGGCTGCTCTCCAGCCTTCCCATGTTCAAGCCCGGCCAGACCATCATGAACGACATCAACCTGACGGGCCGCTACGGCGTGACGCCCGTCTGGGGCGACGGCCACAGCCTGGGGATCTACACGTTCCGGATGCTCAGAACGATCTGCCCGTGCACGGCATGCGTCGACGAGCGCGGCGGCGAAGCGCCGAAGGGCCGCATCGACTACTGA
- the ftsH gene encoding ATP-dependent zinc metalloprotease FtsH encodes MMNGESKPSLRPLLFVVLFGVLVTSVVTAFRSGLVQVAVRWPEDQPTAPLLAALLGLSLALLALYLFVSGRRAASRPHDPPMAAGGAPRTPTRPSRIGLVAERPPTRFTDVAGADEAKEELSEVVEFLREPERFHAVGARIPRGVLLVGPPGNGKTLLARAVAGEAGVPFLRASGSDFVEMYVGVGASRVRDLFKAAREHGRSIIFIDEIDAVGRRRGGPSGHAHEEREQTLNQLLVEMDGFDLRSRVIVVAATNRPDVLDPALLRPGRFDRQVRLDAPDAAARRHILSLHARGKPFAEGVDLEAVIPQTTGLSGADLENLLNEAAILTARAGRTRIEMNDLEEALDRVTAGPRRKGRSLSDRERKVTAVHELGHALVAHLLPESDPVQKVTIVSRGQMGGYTRMTPGEDRKMWSLPQFKAAMAAALGGHVAEELVFGQVTTGASNDLKKAYSIARAMVCDYGMSPILGALAVGSEDDGRFYRSYGEHLAEKIDNELHRLVDEARALAIGLLQPRLETLKKASDELLELETIDGKAMARLFGPRPTTTPQLPPVRLVPDAPTPLPRPVAASKPARRAWAPALAALPFTLSVQWRRRRKPAPPTLAEA; translated from the coding sequence ATGATGAACGGCGAATCCAAGCCCTCGCTCCGTCCACTCTTGTTTGTTGTCCTGTTTGGCGTGCTCGTCACCTCGGTGGTGACGGCCTTCCGGTCGGGGCTGGTGCAGGTCGCCGTGCGGTGGCCGGAAGATCAGCCGACCGCGCCGCTGCTGGCCGCCCTGCTCGGGCTGTCGCTGGCGTTGCTCGCCCTCTATCTCTTTGTCAGTGGACGCCGCGCGGCTTCTCGCCCGCACGATCCGCCGATGGCCGCTGGTGGCGCGCCGCGCACGCCCACGCGCCCATCCCGCATCGGCCTGGTCGCCGAGCGCCCGCCGACGCGGTTCACCGACGTGGCTGGCGCGGACGAGGCCAAGGAAGAGCTCTCAGAGGTCGTCGAATTCCTGCGTGAGCCGGAGCGCTTCCACGCGGTCGGCGCGCGCATCCCGCGTGGCGTCCTGCTGGTCGGGCCTCCGGGCAACGGTAAGACGCTCCTGGCGCGGGCGGTGGCTGGCGAGGCAGGTGTGCCGTTCCTGCGGGCGTCCGGCTCCGACTTCGTCGAGATGTACGTGGGCGTGGGCGCATCCCGCGTGCGAGACCTGTTCAAGGCGGCGCGCGAGCACGGTCGGAGCATCATCTTCATTGACGAGATCGACGCGGTCGGTCGGCGGCGCGGCGGCCCCAGCGGCCACGCCCACGAGGAGCGCGAGCAGACGCTCAACCAGCTGCTGGTCGAGATGGACGGGTTCGACCTTCGCTCGCGGGTGATCGTGGTGGCCGCCACGAATCGCCCGGACGTGCTGGACCCGGCGCTCTTGCGCCCCGGCCGCTTCGACCGCCAGGTGCGGCTCGATGCCCCCGACGCGGCGGCGCGCCGTCACATCCTCTCCCTGCACGCTCGCGGCAAGCCGTTCGCCGAGGGTGTGGATCTTGAGGCGGTGATCCCGCAGACGACGGGCCTCTCTGGCGCGGACCTTGAGAACCTGCTGAACGAGGCGGCGATCCTGACGGCGCGTGCCGGCCGTACCCGCATCGAGATGAACGACCTGGAAGAGGCGCTGGACCGCGTGACCGCCGGGCCGCGCCGCAAGGGCCGCAGCCTCTCCGACCGCGAGCGCAAGGTGACGGCCGTCCACGAGCTGGGCCATGCGCTGGTGGCACACCTGCTGCCGGAGTCCGACCCGGTCCAGAAGGTGACCATCGTCTCGCGCGGCCAGATGGGCGGCTACACCCGCATGACGCCCGGAGAAGACCGCAAGATGTGGTCGCTGCCCCAGTTCAAGGCGGCGATGGCCGCTGCGCTCGGCGGGCACGTGGCCGAGGAGCTGGTCTTCGGGCAGGTGACGACGGGTGCATCCAACGACCTCAAGAAGGCGTACAGCATCGCCCGGGCGATGGTCTGCGATTACGGCATGAGTCCGATCCTCGGTGCGCTGGCGGTTGGCAGCGAGGACGACGGTCGCTTCTACCGCTCCTACGGTGAGCACCTCGCCGAGAAGATCGACAACGAGCTGCATCGGCTGGTTGACGAGGCGCGCGCCCTGGCGATCGGTCTGCTGCAGCCGCGCCTGGAGACGCTCAAGAAGGCGTCTGACGAGCTGCTGGAGCTGGAGACCATCGACGGCAAGGCGATGGCCCGCCTGTTCGGGCCGCGCCCGACGACGACGCCACAGCTGCCGCCCGTCCGCCTGGTGCCCGACGCACCGACGCCGCTGCCGCGGCCCGTGGCCGCGTCGAAGCCCGCGCGCCGGGCCTGGGCGCCCGCGCTGGCGGCCCTGCCGTTCACGCTGAGCGTGCAGTGGCGGCGGCGACGCAAGCCAGCCCCGCCGACCCTCGCCGAAGCCTGA